From Acomys russatus chromosome 25, mAcoRus1.1, whole genome shotgun sequence, a single genomic window includes:
- the Txndc17 gene encoding thioredoxin domain-containing protein 17: MATFEEVSVSGFEEFDKVLKDHQGKTIFAYFSGSKDAEGKSWCPDCVEAEPVVREGLKHITEDCVFIYCQVGDRAYWKDPNNDFRQKLKLTAVPTLLKYGTPQKLVESECLQANLVEMIFSED; the protein is encoded by the exons ATGGCCACCTTCGAGGAGGTGAGCGTGTCCGGCTTCGAGGAGTTCGATAAGGTTCTGAAGGACCACCAGGGCAAGACCATTTTCGCCTACTTCAGCGGTTCTAAGGATGCGGAAGGGAAGAGCTGGTGTCCAGACTGCGTGGAAG ctgagccAGTCGTTCGAGAGGGGCTGAAGCATATTACTGAAGACTGTGTATTCATCTACTGCCAAGTAGGAGACAGAGCTTA CTGGAAAGACCCAAATAATGACTTCAGACAAAAACTGAAATTAACTGCAGTGCCTACATTACTTAAATATGGTACA cctCAAAAACTTGTGGAGTCTGAGTGCCTTCAGGCCAACCTCGTGGAGATGATCTTCTCTGAAGATTAA
- the LOC127208703 gene encoding collagen alpha-2(I) chain, which translates to MPARCVGAGRSWRGVWSPWARRWNVRMFRGYGVRRRARSSVRGVRCASGGRPEDGRRPWGRRTTEPAVPTGMNKAFGIPGTSGSVEAAVDTRAVWVNGALGEPEVVGPAGSVWVTRSDKEEPDGGSPPSCERKGRRRTLGHESILELWLKVQAMRVASGCWGGSRVELHPVPAGEGPVEKGLPGRASWLETSQGGVTGPWVRGRARAFPRASGLPCAREIGAGCERVSILCRQGQAGKTPPAVGGPGVVEKISCAAMGPWEKRQAMGVPEAIGCSEALKRPTEGEVRGCGGAPGLCRKGHSVQGSGALEEEPVYGHMLWERGQIVGASDALMVLPRAMEDETTPQRGLELWQRRQEVEDTGSRAMAQPVGVSCPREDGARCGTDPGPWGAAQAAGLSASEEQETGSQGATGLWGIEQAVGAPRALGKESDDARAPGWWGTGQLPSMQTVVVSGDWEEAGCDVSGLWERQQALGPPLAEPLPGPAMEETHSGSLLSLWERGQVMREQEAQGPAALGIPGAVDQDASCGVLSCPCGRRRAVELMEAVVRPKLRCAPGAPSALGVPAATLCVCQESSSTDGVDLSERPYIASAGPMAPEECSSMVEDAESRALPGSWGRRPAIGVPMAPQVPGSLEVEADSRGFSGMSGRRQAAGIPVTAGVSPAGVGVAPRASSSVWEHTGSRSASDSVGGRPPTCVSMTVGLPEFTVDETLCEGLQRRQSAPVPGTARTATTVGVPTASGLFGPHRVVDSGGGESSEIWQRRQMAEAPAVRRVPKLEREAGSDSASDLWRRNSGTFSEAMRGALHQEVLTAVGVPVVGCVPAAVWVTESPREEANEGDYDMTVARGQSMEGVRASREETVSRGILGLAGRGQAVGVSYTHELGARMWGSPRLSGEETACETVPRVSAVRTAGAAVSREDVGLGHFRADLQGSGQRVVEGVPEARVREDDLGEREEGGLRGTFQ; encoded by the coding sequence ATGCCGGCTCGTTGTGTGGGGGCGGGCAGGTCGTGGCGGGGTGTTTGGTCCCCGTGGGCTAGGAGGTGGAATGTAAGGATGTTCCGAGGCTATGGAGTAAGGCGCCGAGCGAGGTCTTCAGTGCGGGGAGTGCGCTGTGCAAGCGGAGGGAGGCCGGAGGATGGTAGGCGGCCTTGGGGGAGAAGGACTACGGAGCCCGCAGTACCCACTGGGATGAACAAGGCCTTTGGGATACCAGGGACTTCAGGCTCGGTTGAGGCAGCAGTGGACACCAGGGCAGTGTGGGTGAACGGGGCTCTGGGAGAGCCCGAGGTGGTTGGACCTGCTGGGTCTGTGTGGGTGACTCGATCTGACAAGGAGGAGCCAGACGGTGGGAGTCCACCAAGCTGTGAGAGGAAAGGTCGTCGCAGAACACTTGGCCATGAGAGCATCCTGGAACTGTGGTTGAAGGTGCAGGCTATGAGGGTAGCTTCAGGATGCTGGGGAGGAAGCAGAGTGGAGCTCCATCCTGTTCCTGCGGGAGAGGGGCCAGTCGAAAAGGGCCTTCCCGGGCGAGCTTCCTGGTTAGAGACGAGCCAAGGTGGTGTCACAGGGCCCTGGGTGAGAGGACGTGCTAGGGCATTCCCCAGGGCCTCAGGACTGCCCTGTGCTAGGGAAATAGGGGCAGGTTGTGAGAGAGTCTCCATCTTATGTAGGCAGGGACAAGCTGGGAAGACACCTCCTGCTGTGGGTGGACCTGGGGTAGTGGAGAAGATAAGCTGTGCTGCCATGGGCCCTTGGGAAAAGAGACAAGCTATGGGGGTGCCTGAGGCCATAGGATGTTCTGAGGCCTTGAAAAGACCCACAGAGGGAGAAGTGAGGGGATGTGGGGGTGCCCCAGGTCTGTGTCGCAAGGGGCATTCAGTGCAGGGTTCTGGAGCTCTGGAGGAAGAACCTGTATATGGGCATATGTTATGGGAAAGGGGGCAGATTGTAGGGGCTTCTGATGCCTTGATGGTACTTCCCAGGGCTATGGAAGATGAAACTACCCCCCAAAGGGGGCTGGAGTTGTGGCAAAGGAGACAAGAGGTGGAAGATACAGGTTCTAGGGCCATGGCACAGCCTGTGGGAGTGTCTTGTCCTAGAGAAGACGGAGCTAGATGTGGAACTGACCCAGGGCCGTGGGGAGCTGCTCAGGCTGCAGGGTTGTCTGCCTCTGAGGAGCAGGAGACAGGTTCTCAAGGTGCCACGGGGCTATGGGGTATAGAACAGGCAGTGGGAGCACCCAGGGCTTTGGGGAAGGAGTCGGACGATGCACGTGCTCCAGGATGGTGGGGAACAGGACAGCTGCCGAGCATGCAGACTGTGGTGGTATCAGGAGATTGGGAAGAAGCCGGCTGTGATGTTTCAGGCCTGTGGGAGAGGCAGCAGGCTTTGGGGCCTCCTCTGGCTGAGCCATTACCAGGACCAGCTATGGAGGAGACACACAGTGGGAGTCTCCTAAGCCTGTGGGAGAGGGGGCAGGTCATGAGGGAGCAAGAGGCTCAGGGGCCTGCAGCTTTAGGGATACCTGGGGCTGTGGATCAGGATGCCAGTTGTGGGGTTCTTTCATGTCCATGTGGTAGGAGGCGGGCTGTGGAATTGATGGAGGCAGTTGTGAGGCCAAAGCTCAGGTGTGCCCCAGGAGCACCCTCAGCTCTGGGTGTGCCTGCTGCCACCTTGTGTGTATGTCAGGAAAGCAGCTCTACAGATGGTGTGGACCTGTCAGAAAGACCTTACATTGCCTCTGCGGGGCccatggctcctgaggaatgttCATCTATGGTAGAGGATGCTGAGTCTAGGGCCCTTCCAGGCTCATGGGGAAGGAGACCAGCTATTGGGGTTCCCATGGCTCCTCAAGTGCCTGGTTctctggaggtagaggctgaCTCCAGAGGTTTCTCTGGCATGTCAGGAAGGAGACAGGCTGCAGGTATACCTGTGACTGCAGGGGTATCTCCAGCTGGTGTGGGCGTGGCTCCCAGGGCATCTAGTTCTGTGTGGGAGCACACTGGATCTAGGAGTGCCTCAGACTCAGTAGGAGGCAGGCCACCGACATGCGTATCCATGACCGTAGGGCTGCCTGAGTTCACAGTGGATGAGACACTCTGTGAGGGTTTACAAAGAAGACAGTCTGCCCCAGTGCCTGGGACTGCTAGAACTGCCACAACTGTGGGAGTGCCCACAGCTTCTGGGCTCTTTGGGCCTCACCGGGTGGTAGACAGTGGCGGTGGAGAAAGCTCAGAGATATGGCAAAGAAGACAAATGGCCGAGGCGCCTGCTGTCCGCAGAGTCCCTAAGCTTGAGAGGGAAGCAGGCTCTGATAGTGCCTCTGATCTGTGGAGGAGAAACAGTGGGACATTTTCTGAGGCGATGAGGGGGGCTTTGCATCAGGAGGTGCTTACAGCTGTTGGGGTTCCTGTGGTTGGGTGTGTACCTGCTGCAGTGTGGGTGACTGAGTCCCCTCGAGAGGAAGCAAATGAAGGTGACTATGACATGACAGTGGCAAGGGGACAGTCCATGGAAGGAGTAAGGGCATCAAGGGAGGAAACAGTGAGTAGAGGGATCCTGGGGCTTGCAGGGAGGGGCCAGGCTGTGGGGGTGTCTTATACCCATGAGCTTGGTGCCAGGATGTGGGGCAGTCCAAGGCTTTCGGGGGAGGAAACAGCCTGTGAGACTGTGCCCAGGGTATCTGCAGTGAGAACAGCTGGGGCAGCAGTTTCAAGGGAGGACGTGGGTCTTGGCCATTTCAGAGCTGACCTGCAGGGGAGTGGCCAGAGAGTTGTGGAAGGGGTTCCTGAAGCTAGAGTGAGAGAGGATgatttgggggagagggaggagggcggGTTGAGAGGCACCTTCCAGTAG